A part of Aspergillus oryzae RIB40 DNA, chromosome 7 genomic DNA contains:
- a CDS encoding lytic polysaccharide monooxygenase (predicted protein), which produces MKQTGTILALAGLVSMAHGHGFVTSPKARMPGTAFQEACGQQMYNNQQADNYGNVQGELQIASSQNDYDAAKCNAWLCKGYKFDDNKDNVFQYTPGQNVDFTVDIRAPHTGVANVSVVDTASNTVIGEALKSWDVYASTESGVKETDKKFSVTLPSDLGSKCSEAGACVLQWYWFAESIDQTYESCIDFTMSGSGSGSSSGASSGASSAASTAAATASSTATGVAVTATPTTGNNVAAPSGFATSAKPSATSAPSSAASTVTIPTDGTAEEKLNWIASLLQTLVKYIA; this is translated from the coding sequence ATGAAGCAGACTGGTAccatccttgcccttgccgGCCTTGTCTCCATGGCTCATGGCCACGGTTTCGTTACCTCGCCCAAGGCCCGTATGCCTGGCACCGCTTTCCAGGAGGCTTGTGGTCAGCAGATGTACAACAACCAGCAGGCCGACAACTATGGCAACGTCCAGGGTGAACTGCAGATTGCCAGCAGCCAGAACGACTACGATGCCGCCAAATGTAACGCCTGGCTCTGCAAGGGTTACAAGTTCGACGACAACaaggacaatgtcttccAGTACACCCCTGGCCAGAATGTCGACTTCACGGTCGACATCCGTGCTCCTCACACCGGTGTTGCTAACGTCTCCGTCGTCGATACTGCCTCCAACACCGTCATCGGCGAGGCCCTCAAGTCCTGGGACGTCTACGCTTCGACCGAGAGCGGTGTCAAGGAGACCGACAAGAAGTTCAGCGTCACTCTCCCCAGCGACCTCGGTAGCAAGTGCTCCGAGGCTGGTGCCTGTGTTCTCCAGTGGTACTGGTTCGCCGAGTCCATCGACCAGACCTACGAGTCCTGCATTGACTTCACCATGAgcggctctggctctggctcctcctccggTGCCTCCTCCggtgcctcctccgccgcctcTACCGCTGCTGCTACTGCCTCCTCCACTGCCACTGGCGTCGCTGTCACTGCTACCCCAACCACCGGCAACAACGTCGCTGCCCCCAGCGGCTTCGCCACCAGCGCTAAGCCGTCGGCCACCTCTGCCCCCAGCTCTGCTGCTTCGACCGTGACCATCCCCACCGACGGCACtgcggaggagaagctcaacTGGATCGCCAGCCTTCTGCAGACCCTCGTCAAGTACATTGCTTAA
- a CDS encoding GAT domain-containing protein (predicted protein), translating into MAENELIKEFSDRCRSASHTIQQYIHSTNPPPDEDTLLTLIEANDELSMSLSRHQRALLNARRALGQSDSQSPSLSETTPLGASSATPPPVPPRDTQNPYIPPAMPPAASSPSGISTPTNNSMGRSEYRSEDFQVQNPFADNFNTTTTGPPEGRTEGTANDSWYDPYQRPIQRA; encoded by the coding sequence ATGGCGGAGAACGAGCTCATCAAGGAGTTCTCTGACCGATGTCGGTCGGCATCACACACCATCCAGCAGTATATACACTCGACGAACCCTCCACCGGACGAGGATACTCTCCTGACCTTGATTGAAGCGAATGATGAGCTTTCTATGTCGCTATCTAGGCACCAACGTGCTCTTCTTAACGCGCGTCGAGCCTTAGGACAATCGGATAGCCAGTCACCCTCGCTGTCCGAGACTACTCCACTAGGTGCTTCCAGTGCTACCCCCCCACCGGTGCCGCCGCGGGATACGCAAAACCCCTATATACCACCAGCAATGCCCCCAGCGGCGTCAAGCCCCAGCGGGATTTCAACGCCGACGAACAACAGCATGGGCCGATCGGAGTATCGGTCGGAGGACTTTCAGGTGCAGAACCCATTCGCCGATAACTTCAACACTACTACTACCGGCCCACCAGAAGGACGGACGGAGGGGACAGCGAACGACTCGTGGTACGATCCGTATCAGCGACCTATACAGCGCGCGTGA